The window TTTGACAGAAAACGCTTTATTTTTCCGACAGCGTCAAAACGTCCAAAAGTATTTTCTCCCACAGCGGCATATGGAAACGATCAGAACTTGTGTAAGCGGAAGCCTTTGCGGTCAGCCGCCGAATTTCGGACTCTGTTCACTCGTCAGCAACGCTTCTATAGTAAGCACCGTTTGAAAAGAAGTTCAAACAATTAGTGTGAAAGAAAAGAAATTTAGAAGGGGACAATCGACCGTTACGAACATTTTGCAGAGAGTCTTTCATTGCCCAACTCTTTTCGCAATTCTATCTGTTTTCTAGTACAATGAATCTATATATTTTTGTATAGAGGTGAAGAAAATGGAGCCGATTCTCGCTGACAAGGTCCAAGAATATATCAATCAATTCGCCGGCAAAGATGTGTATATCCATGTGGAAACGACGAACGGCGCTTATGCTTCTCATTTTAACGAAGGCTTTTTTTCGGCCGGTTGTTTTATCCGGAATGCCAAAGTAAACTATGAACATGGCAAAATCGCAGGAACAGGTCCATATCGGATCGGTTTGAAGTTGGATCTCGGATGGATTTACGTAGAAGGCCTCACCCATTTTGAACTGGATGACCAAGGACGACTGCTTCTTTCGGGGCATGGCCATGACGGAAAATTAGCGGCTGCTTTGGAAATCAGCCACACACCGTTCGACTAAGGAAAGGAGCGATTTTAGAACATGAACAAAATCGAAAAAGAGCGTCATGTGCTGGTTATTTATCCACATCCGGATGATGAAGCACTGGGGGTTTCAGGAACACTTGCCATTTATGCGAAAAACAACGTTCCTATCACCTATGCGTGTCTGACATTGGGCGAAATGGGAAGAAATTTAGGCAATCCGCCGTTTGCTACTCGAGAAACATTGCCCAAAGTCCGTAAAAAGGAACTCGAGAAAGCAGCTGAAGTGATCGGCATTCAAGATTTGCGAATGATGGGGCTTCGCGATAAAACGGTGGAATTTGAAGATGACGAAAAAATGGTCAAACTGGTGACTGATTTAATCGAAGAACTGAATCCATCGTTGATCATTACTTTTTATCCCGGCTACTCCGTCCACCCGGACCATGAAGCTACCGGACGTGCGGTTGTAAGAGCGGTGCGCCGAATTCCAGTGGAAAAACGGCCGAAGCTATACTGCACAGCCTTTTCCAAAGACTGCGAAAGAAATCTAGGTGAACCCGATATTGTAAACGATATTCGTGAAGTACAGGATATCAAGATCGCTGCTTTAAAAGCGCATATCTCCCAAACCGCTTGGATGCTGAAGGGATTGGAGGAAAGCATAGCTCAAAACAATCCGATCAGCGAACGGTTAACAACAGAACGTTTATGGAGCTATCAATGGGATCGTGACGAAGTAGATTGATCCTATCTTTGTCATAAACGCTCGTCAAAGAGCAGCACTTTGCCTTTCATCTCTAAGCGATTGTTTTATTTTAAAAAGGCAATGATCGCAAGAAAGAGTTCGATCGCAACCAATACCTATCAAACCAATTCTACACAAAAAAGCCAGCCCACTTCTTTCACGTTGGTACTGGCTTTTATTATTTTTCTTATCCACTCATCGCCTGCATCAAAACAGGAAAGAACCGATCCTATGTAAACTCTTTGGAGCGTCTTCTCTTTGACTTTGATCATCATCCCTTAATGAGGCGCCATGAGCTGGATGAAGATAGTGAACTACCCGCTACCTACGCTTCGCTTAGAGGTGGAGGCTTCTAAGGTAATCGCACCTAACGGTACGAAATTTACTTAGCTATCGAGCCTGTTCCATGCTCTATTTATGATGATGTTAATGCCAACAGTCGCAATCCTTCACGCTTGATATTGATAGAAGCATTCCAATCTCTATCTGCTACAAAACCACAATCACAATGGAATATGCGCTCAGAAAGAGATAGAGACTCCTTTACTTGACCGCAACATGAACAAGTTTTGGATGATGGAAACCACTTATCTATTTTGAGAAGCTTTTTCCCCTGCTCCTCTAACTTGTATTGGAGAAATTTCGTGAACATGCCCCATGCATGATCAGCAACGCTTTTGCCGAAATTTAGTGCTTGGGACATTCCCTTCATGTTGAGGTCTTCGATAACCACGCAATCATATAGTTTCGCTAATTTGTACGATTCCTTATGTAGAAAGTCTTTTCGTTGGTTCGCAATTCTTTCATGTAGCTTCGCCACTTTTAGTCGTTGCTTGTGCCAACGATTAGAACCTTTCTTTCTGCGTGATAGAACACGCTGTTCTTTCGCTAATTTTCCCAAGGCTTGGCGATAGAAACGAGGGTAATTGGCTGTCTTACCTTCTTCACTATCGACAAATAAACCGTTCATGGAAAAATCTAAGCCAACAACAGCTTGTACTTCTTTTTGTACAGGTTGATGTTCGTATTCAGTGAGAATAGAAACATAGTATTTTCCTGTTTTTGTTCGAGAAACCGTACAAGACTTGATGATATGATGTGACGGAATTTCTCGATGTTGTTTGATTTTTACAAGTTTCAGTTTCGGTAATTTGATATAACCATCCAAAAGCATAATGTTTCCGTTGACCACGTTGGTTGTGTAGGACTGTCTCGCCTTTCGGCTTTTGAACTTTGGAAATTCAGCACGACCAGAGAAGAAGTTTTGGTATGCCTTCTGCAAATTCAGTTGAGCGTTTGCCAACGCAAGGCTGTCTACTTCTTTGAGCCATGGAAATTCCTTTTTGTACTTTGCAGGAGTCGGGAATTTTTTTTGCTTTTTCAAGGCTTCTTTGTCGTCCTTGAATGGTTCATATGTTTCCATTCGTTCAGCCAACATTTTGTTGTAGACGAAACGAACGCAGCCGAAGGTTTTTGTAAGAAGTTGCTCTTGTTCTTGTGTTGGGTACAGACGAAATTTATATGCTTTGTTTGCCATATCAAATCACCTCACTTCCTCCCTTGATTTTCTATATACTGCTTTATCACTTCAATGGGCGCACCACCTGTTGTAAGTAAGCAAAAGCTTCTTGACCAAAAATACTCTTTCCAAAGTTTTCTTTTCACTTGTGGAAAATGCTTTTTGATAAGTCTTAGAACTTGCACTTTTATAGGCATTGATGAACTTTGATAGTTCACTCGTAAAATATCGCAGACAAGTGATTGATGATACCATATCTGACTATGCAAAAGATATGTTTATTCGACTTGGTGAAAATTACAATATTTCCTTGGTCGAATGGAATCACGATATTGACCATGTGCATATTTGTTCAAAGCACATCCGAATGCCTTCCATTTATATAACACTGATTATATCATAGCACAAAAAAGAGACAGCTTTAGGCTACGCCTAACCGAAATTCATCTCCCACTTTCACTGGTGCCTCCGCACTTTCACGTTTAGAAGTAGGAGACTTCTTTCGGAGGGAAGTTAAATTAAAAAATTAAATAAAAGCGGGTCATTGTTAATTTCCATATACGGGAAGCCTTTGCGATTCATACGCTCAATCAGCGGGTAATAGTCTTCCCGTTTTTTCAATTCAATGCCTACAAGCACCGGTCCTTCATCACGGCTATTCTTTTTCGTGTATTCGAATCTTGTAATATCATCATGCTCGCCTAGCACATCAGACATAAATTCCCTTAATGCACCAGCGCGCTGCGGGAAATTGACGATAAAATAATGCTTTAATCCTTCATAAATAAGAGACCGCTCTTTGATTTCCTGCATTCGCGAGATATCATTGTTTCCTCCGCTTAAAACGCAGACAACATTTTTTCCTTTTATTTGATCTTTGTAAAAATCCAAAGCGGCGATAGGAAGAGCCCCTGCAGGTTCGGCCACAATCGCATTTTCATTGTATAAATTCAAAATCGTCGTACAAACTTTTCCTTCCGGCACCACCACGATGTCGTCCACAACTTCTTTGCAAATTTCCATTGTTAAATCTCCTACTTGCTTGACCGCGGCACCGTCAATAAACGGATCAATATTTTCTAAGTTCATCACTTTTCCGTTTTCCAATGATTTTTTCATACTTGGCGCCCCCTCCGGTTCAACGCCAATAATTTTTGTTTCCGGGCTGATGCTCTTTATATAAGAGCCGACGCCGGAAACTAATCCTCCCCCACCTATTGCAGCGAAAACAAAATCCACCGGTTCAGCACTGTCATTCATAATCTCTACCCCAACCGTTCCTTGTCCCGCAATAATGCGAGAATCATCAAACGGATGCACAAATATCATATCTTCTTTAGCACAACATTCTCTTGCTTTCATATATGAATCATCAAATGTATCTCCTGTTAAAATCACTTCTACATAAGAGCCGCCAAATAATTGAACTTGGGAAATCTTTTGCCGTGGAGTCGTCGTCGGCATAAAAATTTTTCCGTAGATTCCCAAATTTTTGCACGAATAAGCCACTCCTTGAGCGTGATTGCCGGCACTGGCGCATACGACTCCTTTTTTCCTTTCTTCTTCTGTCAAGCTCTGGATGAAGTGGTAGGCACCGCGTATTTTGAAAGAACGGACGATTTGCAAATCTTCCCTTTTTATATAAATATTGCATTGATAACGTTCGGATAATCGTTCATTTTTTTGTAGAGGTGTTTTTTCCACTACATCCTTCAGCATTTGATTGGCTACTACGATGTCTTCCACACTGATTTTTGTCAAAGCTTTGCTCATCATAACGCCCCTTCTTAATATTTGAATTTTAAAAATAATTCTAACACATTTTCGGTCAAATAGATGAACAAATTTTCTTAAAATGATGATTTTTATGATAGCTCACCTTTGAATCAAGCGCGAAAATAAACATAACATCATCTTAGCCAATGCCACTGATGATAAAAGAAAACTTACCACCAGCTAAGAATTTACATTCCCTACTGACGGTAAGTTCGATAAGCTGTTTTTGGATAGCTTATTGTCTCTATTGAATTTATTCGTATCATTCGGTCTTGGGAACTTTTAAAGAACTTCCAGTATTGCTTTTCCAACCCCATCTTCGTCATTCACCGCTGTCTCATGGCTGCAAATTTTTTTGATATCCGGATGGCCATTTCCCATCGCAACAGAGCGCCCCACTCTCTCAAACATAGAGAGATCGTTCAAGTTATCGCCGATCGCCATTGTTTCTTGCATAGATATGCCCATTCTTTCAGTAAACCACGTCAATGCGATTCCTTTTTGAGCTTTATTATGCGTCACTTCCAAATTCTCGCTTCCAGATGAACTTACCGAAATTTCCGGAAGCGCTTCTAATTTCTCTTTGACCCTCATCAATTCACTAGGATTTTTTGAAACAACAAGGAATTTATAAACAAGCTGATCATTGCTTTCGATAACGTGTTCATAGTTTTCTACAATCTGAATATGTCCTTTGGAGTATCGGTTTTTGGCCATTTCATAAATTTGATCCTCCGGCATATCTGGATTTGCCGTTTGAAAGATGTTCATTAACGTCTGAACGCCTTTTTCATAATGATCCGTATATATCCCTTTGTTAGTAAACACTTCGTAATAAGTATCCGAATGATAAAGAATTTCATAAATATCGAGGGATTGTTTGGCCGATAATTCATTTGTATGAATGATTTCGCCTTCTTTTGTTCTCACTTCCGCTCCATTCACACAAATAATTGGGCACTGTAAGCCAGCTTCCGCTAATACTGTTTGGGCTTCATCGTACGAACGCCCTGTGGCAATCACGACTTCTATTCCCTTTTCTTGGGCTTTTTTGATGGCTGTACGGTTACCCTCGCTAATCATCTGCCGGCTATTTAACAGTGTTCCATCCATGTCTGTAGCAATACATTTAATCATGCATTTCACCCTTATCTATTTCCTCATTACACTTTCAGCAATTCATTTCTATCTTACCATTTTTTAAAGACAAGATCAGTTTTCCGCACCCGTTTAAAGGCTGTCGAAACTTCAGTCCATCGAGTAGGAGGGAGCGATTAACTCCCGTCCTCTCACACCACCGTACGTACGGTTCCGTATACGGCGGTTCAATTAAGATAATTGACGCAAGTCTTTATAACTTCCGTGAATAGCTGTTCTCTTTATGCCAGTGGTCACTCCACCCTCCAAGAGGTCTCCCACGGGATTCACCGCTTCCTCCCTCAAGTGAGGTACTACGTTTTCTGTGTTCATCATGACTCACTGAATACCAAGGGCTATTCTCTCTTAATTGTTCGGTCCTTCTTAGTTGTTCTAGACCAACTAATACTATGACCTCTGCTGACTTCTGACGGTTCAGCTACTTATCACTAAGTAGGTTATGAAGAGTACTTCACATATCCGCCAGACCTCCCCGGGTAAGTACATGCACTTTCACACCATCTATCCGCCTCATTTACTCGATATGACCTTCGACAGAAAGAGCTTTGTTTTGTTATGCAAACTCACTCAATCATACCTAGCCTTATATGAGGTTCGTGTTCCTCGGACCGGTGTTTTGCCTCCAGCTTCCTTCAGATTCCGCGTCACCACGGACACCCTTGCTCTTGGCTAACCTCTACTTCTGTCTTCGGGGTTCGGGACTTACACCCTATAGTTCATGTACATGCCAGGCGCACATAAAAAAAACGTATGTCCCTATACATACGTTTTTGTGAAATCATTAATGAATAATCTGCCTTAATTTTTCATATTGTTTATCAGTTTTACTTTTAATTTTTCTTCGTTCGATTTCCATTTCCAGCAATTGAATAAAATCTTTAGAGAGATTTTCCGTTTTAGCTCGTTCATATACTTCCATCAACTGTTCATCCCTCAGCAAAACAAGCGATGGATTCACCTTTCCCAACCTCTTTTCCCTTTTTGATTTCTTTTGAATCATGAAAAGTTCCTCAAAACAAAAAAGGGGACCCGATCCTTAAAAATATGGCAACATTCCCGTTTTGATCAAGTATTCACCATTTAAGAAATAATTCAAAATTTCTGGGTAATGATCGTTTTTTCTGGCCTGATCCTCATTAACATCGATATTTTAATATGATTTTTAATAGAAATAAAGGGTTTTTCAAAAAATTCAACAAAATTTTCTTTCGACTTTATTAGCGTTTAGCCAGCATTCACTGTTCCACTCGTATTCTTGACATCCATCGATCCATTAATTTCAAATTTTCACCTTCTATTTAGTCAGATTTCATCGGGCTGTCACATTTTTTGCCGAAATGCGTCTTCATCATTTAGCAGCTTATGTTCAATTGATGTTCCCTCTGTATGGAATGCATTAAGTAGAAGCGATTTTTCGTTAACGAACAAGATTGCATGTTATCAGCAAAAAAAAGCATTCCATGGCCGAAAGAATTTTCAACATCCTTCCTTTTGATTTGAATAGCCATTACGATCACGCATCTGTTTGTTTGTCTGACCATCGTTTCTTACATGAAAAGTTTGCAAAAAACGCAAATCTCCTTTTTAATCGATAAATCACTTCTATATTTATTTTGCCATCAAAACAATAAAGCCTTTCTCCTCCCCAGACACCTTTTAAAAATCCACCCAAAAAACAGAATTCTTTGCGCCATTTCCAAAAAAACTCCCTCATTCACCATCTTCTGTCTATTATTGCCACCAAAAACACATGACCCAATCGAATGCTGCTGGGCAAAATAAATTTTGAAAAGATCAATGCCTGACGGTGTTTTATACCAAAAATGAAATGTTCGAATGTACATCTTATTTTCAATTTTATATAGATATGATACAATGCACACGCATTGGAGGGTCAAAAATGAGTAAAAGCGGTAAAAATATACCTTTTTTATTGTCACTTTTACTGTTATTAGCTTATATCAGTTTTCAATTATTGAATCGGTCCGAACCGGTCAATTCGCAAAATCAAACCTATATCGATCCACCGACCATTTTTGTTCATGGCTATAAAGGAACTTACAACTCTTTTAACGGAATGCTGAACCGCTTTGAATATAACTATCATTGGGGTCATCGTGTGCTGATTTGCAAAGTGGCAAAAAACGGACATCTTTTCGTGAACGGGCATATCCCAAATGACAGCCATAGAATGTTCATTCAAGTCGTTTTTGAAAACAACCGAGCCAGTTTTCAGGACACTTCCCATTGGCTTTCTGAAGTGATGCTTTTGTTAAAAGAACGATACGGGATTGAAAATGTGAATATTGTCGGCCATTCCATGGGGGGAATTATTTCAACCAAGTTTCTCCTGGATCACGGCAACCAGCTTCGCTATCCTAAAGTAGAAAAATTGGTCACCATTGGCAGCCCTTTTTTGGGGATTGACCAATCCTCTTACTTTAAAGTGAATAGCGGACCAGCCGCTCTCGATTTAAAACCTGGATCTAAAGCTCTACAAGACCTATGGAGAAAATCGAACCACTTCCCACCAGACGTCAAAGTACTCGCTATTGCCGGAAAAGGCGACCAAGTAGTCAACATTTCAAGCGCCTTGTCTATCCGAAGAATGGTCCCTCGCCACAATTATCAAGACAAAATCGTCCAGAATGTACAAGTGACACATAGCGGCCTGCATGAAAGCACCGAAGTCGACCATTTTATCGGAACATTTTTATGGGGCCTGACCCCTTTCACACATTAAAGTGTGAAGGGGGTCAGGCCCCTTTAACTAGATCTTCTATTTTGGCGTTGACGACTTTTTGCAAGTCTGCGGGTGACAATTCTATTTGAACTCCAATTTTTCCTCCGCTTACTATAATTTCATGACAGTTTAACGCCTGCTTATCGATAAAAACGGGGTAATGCTTTTTCATGCCGATGGGCGAACAGCCACCGCGAACATAACCCGTCCACTTTTGCAGCTCGTTGACAGGGAGCATCTCTACCTTTTTTTCTCCTGCTACTTTAGCAGCCTTTTTCAAGTCCAGTTCAGACGCTACCGGAATGACAAACACATACAGCTGCTTTGTTCCGCTTTGAACCACCAGTGTTTTAAACACACAATGAGGATCTTTGCCGAGGTTTTCCGCTACCGAAACACCGTCTATTTTTCCGCCATGTGGTTCATACGTATAAACCTTATAGGGAATCTTTTTAGTATCCAGCATCCTTATGGCGTTCGTTTTTGCTTTTGACATCTTAATCACCTTTCCGTCTAGTTGCTTACTCCGCCGGCGCGTCAGCCACTCATAAAAGCAACGAGAGATTCCATTCTTCCATACGCCGTCTAATACATATCGCTGTTTTCATATCTCCTGTTCCCCTGGGAAACCGCTTCTTCGTTGATTTCTTCACTCTTTATTATCCGACAAATTTCGAGCATCTTCAATTTTTTGAACCTTCAACCGGTGGAAGACCATCATATATATCAAAAATAGATCAATTTTAATGTAAACGTTCTTTTAAGCACGGAATCAAGTTGGTATAATAAATGGTAAAGGTTTTACGATTTTCGAAAAAACCTAATATTTCGACATCGTTCATACAGAAGTACAAAGTTGGAGGAGTTGACACCTAGTGGACAAATTTACCGTCGCTTCTGTAATGGGAATTCTTTCTGAATACTTGCCTAAAAACACTTCAATCGCGATTTCCGACCACAAACAATATATTTATTATAAACCAAGTAAAACAGTTGATTTAAAAATAAAGCCCGGGGACCCCGTAAAACAAGGGACCGCTGCCTACAAAGCACTGTCAACAGGCCAAAAAGTTTCTCTCTATATTGATGAAGAAGTGTTCGGCGTTCCTTATTTCGGCATGAGCATCCCTATTTTTGAAAAAGATCGTCCTGCTGGAGCGATTACAACCATTCTGCCGGCTAAACCTTCACCCATTTCTGCGAATTTCTTAACCATTAAGTTTAATGAGAGATGGTATCCTATTCCTTATGAGCAAATTGTCTATTTAGAAGCGCAAAATCGCAAAACGAAAGTCCAGTCGGAAACATTGGAAGGAACTCATAAACTGAATTTAACGGAACTCGAATATCTATTGCCAAATAACTTGTTTATTAGAGTTCACCGTTCTTATATTATTAATGTTCATTTTATTAAAGAAATTCATCCTGATTCCCATTCCACTTTTTTGCTGATTATGAAAAATAACGTAAAGATTCCTGTCAGCCAAACGTACGCTAGCATTTTTCGCAGATCCCTTAACTTTTAAAAGAACAATGAAAATTTTTTCCATTTTCTTTTATATGACCCTCTTGCGATGTCAAAAGGGAAGCCTTTTTTTAAAAATGCATCTAGCATTAAAGTATCTAAAATTCTTTTTTGAGAAATTTTTTTCTGCTTTACAACAAAATTAAGGCTTTTCATACAAAAAATAATGAGATTTCCCCCTTAAATTGGTAGAATGTTTTAAACAATCAAAGGGGGGATTTTTGGTGGAGAAACGTATTGCAGAACGCTTACGTGATCCTAGATTAGCTGATCGAATTGTTCCAGCTCACGAGGCTGCTTCATGGATTCAAGATGGGATGACATTGGGGTTGAGCGGTTTTACGCGCGCTGGGGATGCAAAAGCTGTTCCACTAGCTTTAGTGGATCGTGCTAAAACCGAAAAATTCAAAGTAAACGTTTTCACAGGAGCTTCTCTCGGATTTGATATCGATAAACTAATGGCCGAAGCAGGCATTATCCATAAACGCCTTCCTTTCCAAGCAGATCCAGTAATGCGTAAAAAAATAAATCAAGGAGAAATGCTGTTTGTAGATCAACACCTTTCTCACGTAGCCGAATATGTCCGCAATGATGTGTTAGGCAAAATTGATTTTGCTATTATTGAAGCTACAGCGATTACCGAAGACGGAATTCTCATTCCAACTACATCAGTTGGAAATAATTCTATTTTTATTGAAAAAGCAGATGCCGTTATTGTGGAAATTA of the Bacillus smithii genome contains:
- a CDS encoding YojF family protein, which translates into the protein MEPILADKVQEYINQFAGKDVYIHVETTNGAYASHFNEGFFSAGCFIRNAKVNYEHGKIAGTGPYRIGLKLDLGWIYVEGLTHFELDDQGRLLLSGHGHDGKLAAALEISHTPFD
- the bshB2 gene encoding bacillithiol biosynthesis deacetylase BshB2, with amino-acid sequence MEKERHVLVIYPHPDDEALGVSGTLAIYAKNNVPITYACLTLGEMGRNLGNPPFATRETLPKVRKKELEKAAEVIGIQDLRMMGLRDKTVEFEDDEKMVKLVTDLIEELNPSLIITFYPGYSVHPDHEATGRAVVRAVRRIPVEKRPKLYCTAFSKDCERNLGEPDIVNDIREVQDIKIAALKAHISQTAWMLKGLEESIAQNNPISERLTTERLWSYQWDRDEVD
- a CDS encoding RNA-guided endonuclease TnpB family protein produces the protein MANKAYKFRLYPTQEQEQLLTKTFGCVRFVYNKMLAERMETYEPFKDDKEALKKQKKFPTPAKYKKEFPWLKEVDSLALANAQLNLQKAYQNFFSGRAEFPKFKSRKARQSYTTNVVNGNIMLLDGYIKLPKLKLVKIKQHREIPSHHIIKSCTVSRTKTGKYYVSILTEYEHQPVQKEVQAVVGLDFSMNGLFVDSEEGKTANYPRFYRQALGKLAKEQRVLSRRKKGSNRWHKQRLKVAKLHERIANQRKDFLHKESYKLAKLYDCVVIEDLNMKGMSQALNFGKSVADHAWGMFTKFLQYKLEEQGKKLLKIDKWFPSSKTCSCCGQVKESLSLSERIFHCDCGFVADRDWNASINIKREGLRLLALTSS
- the ilvA gene encoding threonine ammonia-lyase IlvA, translating into MMSKALTKISVEDIVVANQMLKDVVEKTPLQKNERLSERYQCNIYIKREDLQIVRSFKIRGAYHFIQSLTEEERKKGVVCASAGNHAQGVAYSCKNLGIYGKIFMPTTTPRQKISQVQLFGGSYVEVILTGDTFDDSYMKARECCAKEDMIFVHPFDDSRIIAGQGTVGVEIMNDSAEPVDFVFAAIGGGGLVSGVGSYIKSISPETKIIGVEPEGAPSMKKSLENGKVMNLENIDPFIDGAAVKQVGDLTMEICKEVVDDIVVVPEGKVCTTILNLYNENAIVAEPAGALPIAALDFYKDQIKGKNVVCVLSGGNNDISRMQEIKERSLIYEGLKHYFIVNFPQRAGALREFMSDVLGEHDDITRFEYTKKNSRDEGPVLVGIELKKREDYYPLIERMNRKGFPYMEINNDPLLFNFLI
- a CDS encoding Cof-type HAD-IIB family hydrolase; amino-acid sequence: MIKCIATDMDGTLLNSRQMISEGNRTAIKKAQEKGIEVVIATGRSYDEAQTVLAEAGLQCPIICVNGAEVRTKEGEIIHTNELSAKQSLDIYEILYHSDTYYEVFTNKGIYTDHYEKGVQTLMNIFQTANPDMPEDQIYEMAKNRYSKGHIQIVENYEHVIESNDQLVYKFLVVSKNPSELMRVKEKLEALPEISVSSSGSENLEVTHNKAQKGIALTWFTERMGISMQETMAIGDNLNDLSMFERVGRSVAMGNGHPDIKKICSHETAVNDEDGVGKAILEVL
- the sda gene encoding sporulation histidine kinase inhibitor Sda yields the protein MIQKKSKREKRLGKVNPSLVLLRDEQLMEVYERAKTENLSKDFIQLLEMEIERRKIKSKTDKQYEKLRQIIH
- a CDS encoding alpha/beta fold hydrolase; translation: MSKSGKNIPFLLSLLLLLAYISFQLLNRSEPVNSQNQTYIDPPTIFVHGYKGTYNSFNGMLNRFEYNYHWGHRVLICKVAKNGHLFVNGHIPNDSHRMFIQVVFENNRASFQDTSHWLSEVMLLLKERYGIENVNIVGHSMGGIISTKFLLDHGNQLRYPKVEKLVTIGSPFLGIDQSSYFKVNSGPAALDLKPGSKALQDLWRKSNHFPPDVKVLAIAGKGDQVVNISSALSIRRMVPRHNYQDKIVQNVQVTHSGLHESTEVDHFIGTFLWGLTPFTH
- the ybaK gene encoding Cys-tRNA(Pro) deacylase → MSKAKTNAIRMLDTKKIPYKVYTYEPHGGKIDGVSVAENLGKDPHCVFKTLVVQSGTKQLYVFVIPVASELDLKKAAKVAGEKKVEMLPVNELQKWTGYVRGGCSPIGMKKHYPVFIDKQALNCHEIIVSGGKIGVQIELSPADLQKVVNAKIEDLVKGA
- a CDS encoding LytTR family DNA-binding domain-containing protein; translated protein: MDKFTVASVMGILSEYLPKNTSIAISDHKQYIYYKPSKTVDLKIKPGDPVKQGTAAYKALSTGQKVSLYIDEEVFGVPYFGMSIPIFEKDRPAGAITTILPAKPSPISANFLTIKFNERWYPIPYEQIVYLEAQNRKTKVQSETLEGTHKLNLTELEYLLPNNLFIRVHRSYIINVHFIKEIHPDSHSTFLLIMKNNVKIPVSQTYASIFRRSLNF